The genomic DNA ATCAGCAGAGACGAATGTTTGCAGCTGCTAGAAAATGAAGGCTTCCGTGTCGAAGCTAGCTCGATCATTCCTGAAGCGATAAAATGCTTAAAAGGCAATCTGGCAACTTCCAATGCATTTAAAAATGGTTTGATTACGATTCAGGATGAGAGTTCTATGCTTGTTGCTTATGCACTGAATATCGAAGAAAATTTTACAATTCTTGATGCGGCAGCCGCACCCGGAGGGAAATCTACTCATATCGCTGAAAAACTAAATCAAACCGGTAAAGTCATTTCGCTCGACCTCCATGAACATAAGGTGAAGCTGATTGGCCGAGCTGCTGAACGGCTAGGGCTTGATAATATTGAACTGAAAGTTTTAGATTCAAGGCTTGCGCCTGAACATTTTGCCGCTGAATCATTTGACAGAATACTTCTTGATGCGCCATGTTCAGGACTAGGTGTTATGAGGAGAAAACCTGATTTGAAATATACAAAGACGGAAGAGGATGTATACAAATTAAAACAAGTACAGCAAGATTTGCTTAAATCTGTCGCTCCTCTACTGAAAAAAGGCGGAATTCTTGTCTACAGTACTTGTACTGTTGATCGGGAAGAAAACCATGAAGTTGTCGAAAGTTTTTTAAAGGGAAATAACTTATTTGAAGGTGATGCTACTCTTAAAGATCGAATGCCGGAAGCTGTTAAGCCCCTTGTCGACGATTTTATGCTTCAAATTCTTCCTCAGGATTTTGGGTCGGATGGATTTTATATTGCTTGCTTAAGAAAGAAGGTGTAATCAGTTGGAACAAACAATAGCAACTGAGAAAAATACTGTACAAGAAATGAAGAAACCTTCCATTTATTCATTACAGCTTCACGAATTAAAGGAATGGTTACAAACGCATAACGAAAAGGCTTTTCGTGCTGAGCAAATTTTTGATTGGCTGTACAAAAAAAGAGTTTCTGATTTTGCAGAAATGAGCAACTTGTCAAAAACATTAAGAGAAAAGCTTAAGGAGCATTTTACACTGACAACTTTAAAGACGATTATTAAGCAGACGTCACTTGACGGAACGATCAAATTTTTATTTGAATTGAGTGATGGATTTTCGATTGAAACGGTATTAATGCGCCATAATTATGGAAATTCGGTTTGTGTGACGACACAGGTCGGCTGCAGAATTGGCTGTACATTTTGTGCATCCACACTTGGAGGATTAAAGCGTAATTTAGAAGCAGGGGAAATTGTCGCACAGGTCGTAAAGGTACAACAGGCTCTTGATGAAACGGGAGAACGCGTAAGCTCAATCGTCATCATGGGAATTGGCGAACCTTTTGACAATTATGATCAGATGCTATCGTTTCTAAAAATCGTCAATCATGAAAAAGGGCTAAATATCGGTGCACGCCATATTACTGTTTCAACGAGCGGAATTATACCGAAAATTTATCAGTTTGCTGATGAAAACATGCAAATCAATTTTGCGATTTCGCTCCATGCGCCAAATTCAGAACTAAGAAGCAGGCTGATGCCTATTAATAGAGCTTATAAGCTGCCTGATTTAATGAAAGCTGTGCGTTACTATATTGAGAAAACGGGCAGAAGGGTAAGCTTTGAATATGGATTATTTGGAGGGGTCAATGACCAGGCAGAACATGCCGAAGAACTTGCAAATCTCATTAAAGGCATCAAGTGCCATGTAAACTTGATTCCTGTCAATTATGTTCCTGAAAGAAATTATGTCAGAACCCCGAGAAATCAGATTTTTAAATTTGAGAAAATATTAAAAGAACACGGCATTAACGTAACAATTCGCAGAGAGCACGGTCATGACATAGATGCGGCATGTGGACAACTTCGTGCAAAGGAGCGGAAAGAGGAGACGAGGTGATTGGATGAAAGCTGTTTTTATGACAGACCGCGGAAAAATACGACAGCATAACGAAGATAATGGCGGTATTTATACAAATCGTTCAGGCCAGCGCCTTGCCATCGTCGTTGATGGCATGGGCGGTCATAGGGCCGGCGATGTAGCAAGTGAAATGGCATTGCTTAATTTAAAAGAATTTTGGGAACAATCTGATAGAATTGCCACTGCCGAACAAGCAGAAGAATGGCTGAAGAAGCATATTGAGAAAATCAACCAAATATTGTTTAATCATTCGAAAAGCCATACGGAATGTGAAGGAATGGGAACAACGATTGTTGCTGCAATTAGTACTGACAAATTTTCAACAATAGCCAATATTGGCGACAGCCGCTGTTATATTTTAAACGAAAGCGGGTTTAAGCAGTTAACGGAAGACCATTCTCTTGTTAATGAATTGCTTCGTTCCGGTCAAATATCAAAAGAAGATGCAGAACACCATCCAAGGAAAAACGTCCTTTTAAGGGCACTTGGAACCGAGGAATCTGTTGAAATGGACATTAGAACAATCATCTTTGAAGAAGGAGACATTTTGCTTCTTTGTTCCGACGGTCTTTCCAATAAGGTCAGCCAAGCAGAAATGGAAGATGTTTTAAAGAGCGAACGGAGCTTGGAAGATAAAGCAACTGAATTAATTAAGCTCGCTAATGATTACGGCGGTGAGGATAATATCACCCTTGTCATTGTAGAGTTCTCGGACGGCAGTGAGTTGGTGAATCAAGGATGATTGGAAAAAGAATAAGTGGTCGTTATAAGATTTTGAAAATGATTGGCGGGGGCGGAATGGCTAACGTATATTTAGCCCATGATATGATTCTTGACCGGGATGTTGCCGTGAAAATGCTCCGCCTTGATTTTGCCAATGATGAAGAATTTATTCGGCGTTTTCATCGGGAAGCGCAATCCGCTACAAGCCTGGCTCACCCGAACATTGTCAGCATTTATGATGTGGGTGAAGAGAACGATCTTTATTATATTGTCATGGAATATGTCGACGGCCAAACGTTAAAGCAATACATACTGCAAAATTCGCCCATTCCGACCGAGACTGCACTTGAAATCATGCAACAGCTGACATCTGCAATCTCACATGCCCACCAAAATGATATTGTCCACCGTGACATTAAACCGCATAATATTTTACTTGACAAAAATGGAAATGTAAAAGTTACTGATTTTGGGATCGCGATGGCTTTGAGTGCGACAAGCATCACCCAGACGAATTCAGTGCTCGGCTCCGTTCATTACCTTTCTCCTGAACAGGCAAGGGGAGGTATGGCAAATAAAAAATCAGACATCTATTCTCTTGGAATTGTTATGTTTGAAATGCTTACTGGAAGGCTTCCTTTTTCGGGTGAATCAGCCGTATCGATCGCATTGAAACACTTGCAGTCGGAAACCCCTTCTTTGAAACGATGGAATTCATCTATTCCGCAAAGTGTTGAAAATGTTGTTTTAAAAGCAACAGCGAAAGATCCTTTCCATCGTTACGACAGTGTGGATGAAATGGAAGAAGATATCAGGACCGCTTTGGATCCTGACCGAATAAATGAAGAAAAATTTGTTATACCAAATGATGATGAAGCAACAAAAGCCATTCCAGTTATTACAAAAGACCGGACTTTTGATAATTTTGATGAAACAATTATCCATAGAAAAGATACAAATTCTTCTGTAGAACCACTTCAAAATAAACAAGGAAAAAACGATATAAAAATAGAGAAGAAAAAGAAATGGCCATGGATATTAGTTTCTATATTTATTCTTTTAATGATATCTGGAGTGTTAACTGTTACAGTTGTTCCAAAGCTGCTCTTTCCAGATGAGGTAAAAGTGCCTGATGTGACAGGAATGGATGTAGATAAGGCGAAATCGAAATTGATAGAAGCAAAATTTGTCATTGGGGAAACAAAAAAAATAACCTCTGATGAAATTGATGAAGGCCTTGTTGTAAAAACAGACCCGCAAGCCGGAAAAATGGTGAAAGAAGGAACAACGATTGATATTTATCAAAGCATTGGGAAGAAAAAATTCGAAATGTCTGACTATACAGGACGCCGATATGATGATGTCATCCGTATTCTGGAAAATAAAAGTTTCAAAGATATTTCAAAAAATGATGTTTATGATGATAGTGAACCAGGAACGATTATTGATCAAAATTTTTCTGATGGTGAAGAAGTTGTTCCAGAAGAGACAAGACTGGAATTTACAGTCAGCAAAGGACCGGAATTTATCATTTTAAAGGATTTAAGGGATCTAAATGCGAAGGGGGTCCAGGATTATGCGGATTCTGTCGGATTAAAGGTCGATATGTCGAAGGAAGAATATCATGATACCATTCCGAAGGGCTTTGTCATTTCTCAAGTACCGAAAGCTGGGGCACAATTGGTAAAGGGCGACACGATTACCGTTGTGTTATCGAAAGGAAAGAAAGAAATTCCTCCAAAAACAGTTATTAAAGAAATTACAATCCCATATGAGCCTACTCAAGAGGGACAGCCTCAAGAAGTTCAGATTTATGTTGAAGATATGACTCGAAGCATGGCAGAACCTTATGAAACTTTGTATATTACAGAAACAAAAAAATTGAGTCTTGATTTGATAATAGAGTCTGGAAAAAAAGCCGAATATAAAGTAATTAGAGATAAGAGTGTGCTTATGGATGAAGTCATTCCATATCCTGAAGAGCAATAACAAGGAGTGATGCTATGCCAGAAGGCAAAATTATAAAAGCTTTAAGTGGTTTTTACTATGTTTTGGGCGATGATGGAATCATCCAGTGCCGCGGAAGAGGAGTTTTTAGGAAAAATAAAATTACTCCGTTAGTCGGAGATAATGTTGTTTATCAAGCTGAGAACGAAACCGATGGGTATATTTTGGAGATAAAAGAAAGGAAAAATGAACTTGTAAGGCCTCCAATTGCAAATGTAGATCAGGCCATCTTAGTTTTTTCTGCTGTTGAACCGGATTTTAGCACTGCACTTTTGGACCGGTTTCTTGTTCTCGTTGAGTTCAACAATATTAAGCCAATTATTTGTATTACAAAAATGGATTTAGTTGATGAAGAAAAAGAAGAAAAAATCAATAAGTATGCTTTTGAATACCGAAAAGCAGGCTACGACGTTTTGTTAATATCTTCAAAAAAAGCCATTGGAATCGGCGATTTATTTCCACATTTAGAAGGCAAAATTTCTGTTGTGGCAGGTCAATCAGGTGTAGGAAAATCATCTTTATTGAATGCGCTTAAGCCTGAGCTTGAGCTGAAAACGAATCAAATATCAACCCATCTCGGCAGGGGAAAACATACGACAAGGCACGTCGAATTGATTGAAATTGGTAATGGGCTTGTTGCTGATACGCCCGGATTTAGTTCTCTTGAATTGATTGATATTGAGCCGGAAGACTTGAATTCTTGCTTCCCTGATTTTGCTGTATTAAGTGAAGAATGCAGATTCAGGGGCTGCCTTCATATATCAGAGCCAAAATGTGCGGTTAAGGCTGCAGTTGATGAAGGAAAAATTCCTGCTTATCGTTACGATCACTACAAAGAATTTCTTCAAGAAATCAAAGATAGAAAGCCGAGGTACTAGCGATGATAAAGATTGCACCTTCAATTCTGTCAGCAGATTTTTCAAAACTTGCGGAAGAAATAAAGGATGTCGAACAAGCGGGAGCTGATTACATACATGTCGATGTCATGGACGGTCATTTTGTACCGAATATTACATTCGGGCAGCTTATTGTTGAAGCAATTCGACCTGTTACGAAGCTGCCGCTCGACGTCCATTTAATGATTCAACATCCGGATCAATA from Bacillus methanolicus MGA3 includes the following:
- a CDS encoding Stp1/IreP family PP2C-type Ser/Thr phosphatase, whose protein sequence is MKAVFMTDRGKIRQHNEDNGGIYTNRSGQRLAIVVDGMGGHRAGDVASEMALLNLKEFWEQSDRIATAEQAEEWLKKHIEKINQILFNHSKSHTECEGMGTTIVAAISTDKFSTIANIGDSRCYILNESGFKQLTEDHSLVNELLRSGQISKEDAEHHPRKNVLLRALGTEESVEMDIRTIIFEEGDILLLCSDGLSNKVSQAEMEDVLKSERSLEDKATELIKLANDYGGEDNITLVIVEFSDGSELVNQG
- the rlmN gene encoding 23S rRNA (adenine(2503)-C(2))-methyltransferase RlmN yields the protein MKKPSIYSLQLHELKEWLQTHNEKAFRAEQIFDWLYKKRVSDFAEMSNLSKTLREKLKEHFTLTTLKTIIKQTSLDGTIKFLFELSDGFSIETVLMRHNYGNSVCVTTQVGCRIGCTFCASTLGGLKRNLEAGEIVAQVVKVQQALDETGERVSSIVIMGIGEPFDNYDQMLSFLKIVNHEKGLNIGARHITVSTSGIIPKIYQFADENMQINFAISLHAPNSELRSRLMPINRAYKLPDLMKAVRYYIEKTGRRVSFEYGLFGGVNDQAEHAEELANLIKGIKCHVNLIPVNYVPERNYVRTPRNQIFKFEKILKEHGINVTIRREHGHDIDAACGQLRAKERKEETR
- the rsmB gene encoding 16S rRNA (cytosine(967)-C(5))-methyltransferase RsmB; the encoded protein is MKSKKNIREIALDLLETIEKNQSYSNLLLNSKIERNEIDQKDVGLLTELTYGTLQRQMTLDYFLKPFIKKKPDRWVLHLLRLTLYQMVYLDKIPDRAAIYEAVEIAKKRGHKGIASMVNGVLRNIQRQGLPPLENINDPIERLAIETSHPEWLVKRWTDQFGFEKTKKMCETNLTPPFQTARVNVTKISRDECLQLLENEGFRVEASSIIPEAIKCLKGNLATSNAFKNGLITIQDESSMLVAYALNIEENFTILDAAAAPGGKSTHIAEKLNQTGKVISLDLHEHKVKLIGRAAERLGLDNIELKVLDSRLAPEHFAAESFDRILLDAPCSGLGVMRRKPDLKYTKTEEDVYKLKQVQQDLLKSVAPLLKKGGILVYSTCTVDREENHEVVESFLKGNNLFEGDATLKDRMPEAVKPLVDDFMLQILPQDFGSDGFYIACLRKKV
- the pknB gene encoding Stk1 family PASTA domain-containing Ser/Thr kinase, producing MIGKRISGRYKILKMIGGGGMANVYLAHDMILDRDVAVKMLRLDFANDEEFIRRFHREAQSATSLAHPNIVSIYDVGEENDLYYIVMEYVDGQTLKQYILQNSPIPTETALEIMQQLTSAISHAHQNDIVHRDIKPHNILLDKNGNVKVTDFGIAMALSATSITQTNSVLGSVHYLSPEQARGGMANKKSDIYSLGIVMFEMLTGRLPFSGESAVSIALKHLQSETPSLKRWNSSIPQSVENVVLKATAKDPFHRYDSVDEMEEDIRTALDPDRINEEKFVIPNDDEATKAIPVITKDRTFDNFDETIIHRKDTNSSVEPLQNKQGKNDIKIEKKKKWPWILVSIFILLMISGVLTVTVVPKLLFPDEVKVPDVTGMDVDKAKSKLIEAKFVIGETKKITSDEIDEGLVVKTDPQAGKMVKEGTTIDIYQSIGKKKFEMSDYTGRRYDDVIRILENKSFKDISKNDVYDDSEPGTIIDQNFSDGEEVVPEETRLEFTVSKGPEFIILKDLRDLNAKGVQDYADSVGLKVDMSKEEYHDTIPKGFVISQVPKAGAQLVKGDTITVVLSKGKKEIPPKTVIKEITIPYEPTQEGQPQEVQIYVEDMTRSMAEPYETLYITETKKLSLDLIIESGKKAEYKVIRDKSVLMDEVIPYPEEQ
- the rsgA gene encoding ribosome small subunit-dependent GTPase A, with the translated sequence MPEGKIIKALSGFYYVLGDDGIIQCRGRGVFRKNKITPLVGDNVVYQAENETDGYILEIKERKNELVRPPIANVDQAILVFSAVEPDFSTALLDRFLVLVEFNNIKPIICITKMDLVDEEKEEKINKYAFEYRKAGYDVLLISSKKAIGIGDLFPHLEGKISVVAGQSGVGKSSLLNALKPELELKTNQISTHLGRGKHTTRHVELIEIGNGLVADTPGFSSLELIDIEPEDLNSCFPDFAVLSEECRFRGCLHISEPKCAVKAAVDEGKIPAYRYDHYKEFLQEIKDRKPRY